A section of the Pseudovibrio sp. M1P-2-3 genome encodes:
- a CDS encoding polysaccharide pyruvyl transferase family protein, which yields MGHISNLSRERDIKPNIGISGSLGRGNYGDELYLKNYQYWFGSWARVFLLTGLPRPYYMRHFSENLVDMMDAVVVGGGDLICPYRPKVDQDFVNKLFLRRSVHIAGVGVEQNRSDIHPDVLSKWKQFLCNANIKSISTRDPLSQAWIEKNVKPAVGVRAHSDLACALPLPKVGRIPKEPIVGLVTRHIKHPKEYLLMAEIAKRLAAKGWKVHHIIAGVGKHGEKDFENAKALKVPGKKTKYTQSLDEISRSIGQCSLVLSMKLHATIVAMMYDVPTISLNPVVKARAFMESVGRESLVFKCDDRQVLECVEAGVPRVPTALMQQKTAEASSYMRQLCQNIWSDFLVANPELNGHVKCELSLP from the coding sequence TTGGGGCATATCAGCAACTTATCTAGAGAGCGAGATATCAAACCAAACATAGGAATCTCGGGGTCGCTTGGTAGAGGGAACTATGGGGACGAGCTCTACCTCAAAAACTATCAGTACTGGTTTGGTTCGTGGGCTAGGGTTTTTCTTCTTACTGGCTTGCCTAGGCCCTATTATATGCGGCATTTTTCCGAGAATCTCGTTGATATGATGGATGCAGTCGTTGTAGGTGGCGGGGACTTAATTTGTCCTTACCGACCAAAAGTTGATCAAGATTTTGTCAATAAATTGTTTTTGCGTCGATCAGTACATATTGCAGGAGTGGGTGTGGAGCAAAATCGTTCGGATATTCATCCGGACGTACTTAGTAAGTGGAAGCAGTTTCTTTGCAATGCGAATATAAAGTCGATTTCAACGAGGGATCCGCTGTCTCAGGCTTGGATTGAAAAAAATGTAAAACCTGCTGTTGGTGTTAGAGCGCACTCAGACCTAGCTTGTGCTTTACCGCTGCCAAAAGTGGGTCGCATCCCAAAGGAGCCAATTGTTGGTTTGGTTACTAGGCACATCAAGCACCCTAAAGAGTATTTGTTAATGGCGGAAATCGCTAAGAGGTTAGCCGCTAAGGGCTGGAAGGTTCATCATATTATTGCAGGTGTAGGAAAGCATGGTGAAAAAGACTTTGAGAATGCAAAAGCTTTAAAAGTTCCGGGAAAAAAGACGAAATATACTCAAAGTCTTGACGAAATAAGCCGGAGTATAGGGCAGTGTTCACTTGTTTTGAGTATGAAATTACACGCAACTATTGTTGCGATGATGTATGATGTACCAACCATCAGCTTAAATCCGGTTGTAAAAGCGCGTGCCTTTATGGAATCAGTGGGCCGCGAGTCACTTGTTTTTAAGTGTGATGATAGACAGGTGCTGGAGTGTGTTGAGGCTGGTGTGCCAAGGGTTCCGACGGCTCTGATGCAGCAAAAAACGGCTGAAGCGTCCAGTTATATGCGTCAACTCTGTCAAAATATTTGGAGCGACTTTCTAGTGGCTAATCCCGAACTAAATGGTCACGTTAAGTGTGAGTTGTCATTGCCCTAG